The DNA sequence ATGTCGCCATCCTTATACTGGCGAACGCGCCATCTCCTCCTCAGATTTCTCTGCCGAAAAGGCCTCTGTCGGCAGCGTGAGGAGCTTGGCAGCAAACGCAGCAAGCTAAGACGCTTTGGGAACGATATACCAAACACGCCAAGCTAAAAACGCTGCCCTATCTGGCCCATTGACGAACCAGACAGCATACACGGCTGGCTCAAGCAGATAAAACCTGTGAACCCGGAGCCGTGTCAAGATCCAAGTTATAGAACCTGATAAAAGTGTGCGGAGAGGACCATCCTACCGCTACACATATATCCTCTGGGGGGACCCCTCTAAAAAGAGCTTGAGAGGAAGCCACGCTCCTAGTAGAATGCGCCTGAACGCTGAGAGGTGAAGAAAGACCACGCACCTCATATGCCAGCGAAATAGCGTCCCTCACCCAGTGAGAGATTCTATGCTTCGATGTGGCAAGCCCACGGCGGCCAGCACCGAAACATACCAACAACTGAGGAGATTTCCTCCAATGGCTGGAGCGGTCCACATAGATCTTCAAAGCTCGGACAGGACAGAGCAAGTTAAGCCTTTCATCCTCGCCTGAAGAAAAAGGAGGATGGAAAGAGTGAAGTGTGACCACCTGAGAGCGAAACGATGCAGATAAAACCTTAGGAACATAGCCAGGTCTAGGCCGTAAAGTCACCTTGACCAGACCCGGGGCGAAATCCATACACATCTCGCTTACAGAGAGAGCTTGCAAGTCCCCAACTCTTTTCAAAGAAGTAAGCGCCAACAAAAGAGTAACCTTAAGAGTCAGAATCCGTTCTGGAGCTGACTCTAAGGGCTCAAATGGGGCTACCATCAGACCCTCAAGGACGACTGATAAGTCCCAAGAAGGAACTCCAATGGGGCGTACTGGTCTCAGACGCCGGATACCACCCATAACGCAGAGACCAACCGATGTCTCCCCAGGGGAATCTCATCCAGCTCTCTTCGAGAGGCGATGGCCGCAACATAAACCCTTAAGGTGGTAGCAGCTGCCCCTGCCACAAATTTCTCTTGCAGGAACCCTAGCACTGAACCAATAGGGCAGCCGACTGGGTCCACTGCTTGGGCTAAACACCAGGACTCAAAGACCTTCCATTTGGAAGAGTACAGCTTTCTAGTGAAGGGGGCTCTAGCACTAGCAATAGTCTCCTGAACCTCAGCAGGAAGGCCAGAAGTTAAAACCTGTGACCCTGGATGAGCCATACCCACAGCTTCCAGATCTCGGGTTGAGGGTGCCAGATCTTGCCCTGAAGCTGAGAGAGCAGGTCCTGCCTGATCGGAATCTCCCAAGGGGACTGATACAGAAGAGGAATCAGCTCCGAGAACCACGTCTGGGATGGCCAGAACGGGGCTACAAGAAGGAGACGGACACCGCTCTCCTTGACCCTGCACAGAACTGCCGGAATCAGCTTGACGGGCGGAAACGCGTACAGCCTCATGTCCGGCCAAGGGTGAGCGAACGCATCTATGCCCAGAGGTGCTAGGGTACTCAGGGAGAACCAAAGCGGGCATTGGGACGACTCCTGCGACGCAAAGAGGTCCACTTCTGCTTTTCCGAACACATTCCAAATCTGGGCTACCGTTTGGCGGTTCAACATCCACTCCCCCGACCTGAGCTTCTGTCTCGACAGAAAGTCAGCTGCGAGGTTCAATACTCCTGGGACGTGAACCGCTCTCAAGGAGAAGAACTTGTCCTGAGCCCAAAGGAGGAGACGGCGTGCATGTCTGTTCAGGGTGCGCGACTGTGAACCCCCTTGGCGATTTATATGGGACACTACCGCCATGTTGTCCGTCCTGACAATCACATGACACCCCCTGAGTGAGGGGAGAAAGTGAATCAATGCCAGGAAGACACCTCTCAACTCCAGGCAGTTTATGTGCCATGAGAGGAACTCTCCTGCCCAAACTCCGCACGCCGGTCTGCCCTCGAAGACAGCGCCCCAGCCTGTCAGGGATGCGTCCGTCGTGACCATCTGACGACGGTGAATCGCGCCCATTCTGACTCCACTCTGGAGAAAAAGGGGATCCCGCCATATTAAAAGGGTGCGAAGACAACTGCGCGACACCCTTACTAGGCGAGTGGCTGGTCCTGTGGAGTGGACCCCTGAAAGTTTCATCCACCAAAGGAACGGCCTCATGTGAAGCAACCCCAGAGGCAGTACAGGGGAGGCTGCAGCCATGAGGCCTAAGAGCCTGCGACAAGTGCTCACGGAGACATGATGGACTAGCTTGAAACTGGCCAAACATGCATTGAGGCCGGAAATCCGGGCAGGAGCCAGACAGGCCTGCATTTGAACGGAATCTAAGTGCACTCCCAAAAACACAGTTTGTTGGGAGGGGGAGAGAACACTATCCTTGGTGTTCATTTTGAGGCCAAGAGCACGAATGTGGCATAGGACGACATCCCTGTGACGGCTCACTGACTCCCTGGAGTGGGCCAGGATAAGCCAATCGTCCAGGTAGTTGAGTACACGAATGCCCTGGAGCCTCAAAGGGgccagagcagcatccatgCACTTTGTGAATGTCCTCGGAGCCAAAGCCAGGCCAAAGGGAAGAACCTTGTATTGGTGTGGGCCAGGATAAGCCAATCGTCCAGGTAGTTGAGTACACGAATGCCCTGGAGCCTCAAAGGGGCAAACTGAAGGAACTTCCTGTGCCGCCGAACGACCTGAATATGAAAATAAGCATCTTTCAGATCAACAGTGACAAACCAGTCTCCCACTCGAATCTGAGACATAATAGTCTTTAACGTCAACATCTTGAACTTCCCTTTGTAATGGGAGAGGTTGAGACGACGCAGGTCCAGAATGGGTCGTAGACCGCCGTCCCTCTTTGGCACAAGAAAATAGCGACTGAAAAAACCTCGTTCCAGGTCCGATTGAGGGACTTCCTCTATTGCTCCCTTGAGGAGGAGGGAGGACAGTTCCTGCTGTAGCACAGAAGCCTTTGAGGCGCTGCTTATTACTGTCAAGTGAACCCCGTCGAAGCTGGGAGGATTGCGGCCAAATTGGAGCGTGTAGCTGGACCGAATTGTGCGGAGAACCCAAGGCGATACCCCTGGTAGACGCTCCCATTCGTGAAAGAAATGTGATAGAGGAAGCAGAGTGTTGTAGTCTAGAAGACATACCTGAGTTGGGGTGTTGAGAAGGTCTGGAGGGGGTGATGTCGTCCACCACGAAGGAAAGCCTATGGCATCCTTGGTTAGGATGAGGGAGTCCACGGTGACCGAAGGCTGTGGGAGAGAACCGAATGTGTCTCCTATCATGCGAGCCGCGGGTGACGAAGGAACAGGTAGTAAGGGGAGAAAGCTTGATGCGTCTCCCGACTGCCACACTGAAAGAGACTGAAGATGGCCGTTTGCTGCACACCGAAACCTGCTGGGCGGATTTGACAGATCTGCGTGAGGAGAGTGTGTTAGAGGTGGGCAGCAACGTTTGAACGGTCTGGCCCTGCCTCGTGAGGATTCTGGAAAAACTCTCCTCATCCCGACCCGAGAGTCAGGAGCGACTCGATGGAGCTGAAGCGGCAGGCCTGTCAGGCCGCTTCAGATCAATCCTCTTGCGTGGTCACCGGTGGGGCAATGGTCGGCCGCAGGCTCCCCAGACCGTGGTCGGAAGGGGATGAACCGGGGCGCTGCTCCTACTAGCGGTCTCCTTTCTGGACAAGGAGGAGGAGGGGGTGTTAGAGTGGTCCCTCGCTCTCCTAGGCATAAACTGCCTGAGGGCAGCTGACTGAGACTTGGCAGATCGAAACTTCTCCACCACAGAGCTGACCGCTTCCCCAAATAGTCCAGTTTGAGAGATGGGGGCGTCAAGGAGAAAAACTTTCTCTTTCTCACGAGAGGTTAAGCCATAGGTGTCGCTCTGCAGCTACCGAACCCGCCATAGAGCGTCCTACAGCATGAGCAGTGTGTTTAGTGGCTCTCAGGGCCAGGTCCGTGGCTTTACGGAGTTCTTTGACTGCCTCTGGAGTCAGCCCGCCACCCTCATCCATTTCTTTGAGGACATCCGCCTGGTAGGCTTGGAGGATGGCCATAGTGTGGAGGGCCATGCCTGCCTGACCAGCTGCAATGTAGGACTTCCCGATAAGGGCGGAAGTAGTCCTACATGGTTTGGTTGGAAGGAGGGGGCGGGACTTCCATGAAGGCGCCAAAGATGGTGAAAGGTGAGAGGCTAGTGTGTCCTCGATCACCGGAATGGCGGTGTAGCCCTGCTGCACAGAACCCACAAGGTTGGTGAAGTCAGCGGCTGCCGCGTTAGTAAAGCGGGAGGAGAAAGGCTGTTTCCAGGATCTGGAGATCTCGTGATGTAAATCGCTGAAAAAAGGTAGCTTCCTCCGTTCAGGCCTAGAATTTTGGCCACTAAGGAACCGCTCGCCAAGCTTAGACGACTGAGATTCGCGGGGCTCATTGGGCCAATCAATGGAGAGCTTCTCAGTGGTGCGCGAAAGCACGTCCATGAGCTCTGAGTAGGCCGCAGAAGGCCGCGCTTCCTGGCCGCTAGGCGGGAGAGCATTGGCTAAAGCAGGCCCGAAATCCTCAGAGTCGGATGCTGCTGTGAATAACACGTCATCTAGGCCGAAGGAAACGGCATCGCGTGCCTCCGGGCTAGGACATAAATACTCATGCGCGAACTCAACCGGAGAATTCACATGCACGTGCTCAggcgagagagggagagaaaaggCGAAGCCCGTCTGCTCACTCTTCATCGCCTCGAGCTCCACATCCGAGCCCCAGGTCGTGGATTCGCAGAGGGCCTCAGCAGCCTCCGGAGCGCGACGGGGAAAAACGGATGACTCCTGTGCGGAGGCTTTTGAGACGGAAGTTTTTGCAGAATTTGCATTTCGAGGTGCCGTAAACCGCCTCGCGCGCATGCGAAAAACTCATACATTTAACACACTTACTGTGCGGGTTGTCGTTCGCGATGAAGCGAGAACACGGCGGCTGACAGCGACGATACTCCATGGCACTTCACCGCAAGGAGAACAGAGTTCCACTACTGCAGTCGCCGAAGTGCAGACGAAGAAAATCCAAGAAAAACGATCGAAATCGGGCCAGAAATATCGCAACAGAAGGACTAATATGGCCGCTTCGTGAAGGCAGAGAAATCTGAAGAGCAGATGGCGCGTTCGCCAGTATAAAGATGGCGACGTAAGAACGTCGAAGACGGCATCCGCGCCATCAGCCAATGAATTGGCGTGATTCTATAAGGGCTTCAGACAATCGGCACACCCAGTGGGCGTTCCCAAAGCGTCTTAGCTTACGCAGCGTTGAGTGAACCTATGAAAGAGAACACAAAATATAGCGTAGATGTAATTTTAAGTACCTGCAAATACAAAAAGGGTCATTTAAATTTGTGATGCATTATTAGAATATCaaataattttatgatttatcagtagattaatttctgtttttaattgtcatttttgtcacCTATCTGTGTAACCTGTAAGGTTTGATTGGGTTCTTCATCGCGTTTGGCATCTGCATGGGGAAAATGGGAGAGAGGGGGAAGCTCATGTCTGAATTCTTCAACATCCTTAATGAGATCATCATGAAGATGGTGTCCATGATCATGTGGTCGGTATTCTGCCTTTATCATGATTATATATCTATTGCAACTGAaacaaatgaatttattttagcCATTTTATGGGTGTCAGCCACTCATCATCCACTCATAAATAACACTAATTAATCTCTCCATGTTTTGTTTCCTGTAGCATGGGATAAAACAGTACAAAAACCTTCTACACTTCTGTAGCCTAATGGATTAGTGTGTTTGAATCTGTAATGTTCAGAGGTGTTCatcagagtgagagagagaattgGACAGAGAGAAAAGTATAGCATGTAAGGAAGAGGGAGAGCGGGGGATTTGTCTGGGAGAAAACAGCACAGGAATCTGAGAGAGTGCAACATCGTATTTGTGTTCCCATGAGTAAATGTGGGAGTTTTATTCTGGATGTAATATATCCTCCGACACATAAACCACAGACAGATACCCACACGCTGGCAAAGACAGACATAGCAGAAAACAGATAGAGCACTGAACTTATGAATCATGTCTGCAGAAATGAAACGCTTGATCCGTAATGTTAACAGGCCATTTTACAGCACAAAAGGAGTGAGACAGTGGGAAGGAACATGTTGGTTTCATACTCTAATACGTTCTTAACATTAAAAGAACAAACACGGAATAAGTAAATAgcccaaaataaaaacatatgacAACAAAGACAGTCCCCGCTCAGCCCTGAAACCGTCCCATCTGTAActaactgtgttctgtgttTTCCGTTCACAGTATGTAAACTGTTCAAATGGTACAATAAACATCATCTGTTGCTTACCATAACAGGCGGTGAAATATTTATACACAGCATTTCAGATGAATTAAATTTAGACCACATAAGAAGCAACATCATCTCATATGGTGTTCAGGTTGCAAAACTGGGCCAATACAATGATCCCCTTGCAAGGGACTCCCTTCTAAAAATGTAAAGGCAGCTATATATGAATAAAGACTCATTTATAATGGGTGAAGAAAAAAGTATGTGCGATTATAACGTAAACATTTTCCGATTTTCAATTCAGATTTccaatttatgtatgtataaatgttGTTCCAAAGCAGCTTTCCtgagaatattttattttatttttaataaaatatttttatattattttattttatttttaatagaatatttattttatttttatatataaaaaaaatatatatatatatatatatatatatatatatatatatatatatatatatatattatttttttattttatttttttcacaaatacaaacttgatacaaacaaaaatgtattgattGTCAGTCAAGAAGTGAGAGAAGTATTATGGCtcagcaacatttaaaaaaaacaacacttggCATCAACTCTAAACAGCTAAACTGATCAAACAAATAACTCAACTAATCTGTCCTCAGGTACTCACCTCTAGGCATTGCCTCCCTCATCTGTGGGAAAATTGCTGCTATCGGTGACTTGGAAGTGGTGGCGAGGCAGCTGGGCATGTACATGGTCACGGTCATAGTCGGTCTCATCATTCATGGCGGGCTCATCCTGCCACTCATATACTTCGCCATGACTCGGAAAAACCCCTTCACGTTTTACTCTGGTATCTTCCAGGCTTGGATCACTGCTCTGGGAACGGCCAGCAGGTACAGACAGCAGACTACTCCTCATGTGTTTCCTGGTGATATGCTGATTGAAGTGTTCTGGCAGCACAGACTTATGAGAAAAATGTCacatttggttaaaaaaaagttgtcttGAGAAGCAAGATCTATCTCTGTTTTTCACTCTTTTACATATAGCACAGTCAAATCACATTCTCATGttgaaaaatgatattttatactGGTATGTGGTCTCAGATGTTTTAATATAAACTCCAACATAACCGAAAAAACATCAGATGGATGACTTATATTTTAGACACCACTTAAATCATCCACACTACCTAATCTGGCCAAACACATTCTCTGATGTTCTCCAGAATGGAAGTCTAGAAAGATTAATCAGTCTAAATGGATGGGAAATTATGGAAACATATTTTAGAGAGTTGTTTATGAATAAATCCGGGTTTACATCTGTTGCGCCAAACCATTTTCTGAATGTCAAACCAACTGTCAGTTTGGCACAGAATATGTATTCAATCCTATCAACTTTGTTtgtttggatttttattttttataattactgGTTTTGTGGGTTATTTTGGAAATAATGTTTAGTCAGAGCAATTTTCAAACAACAAATTAACATTTGTTAGACAGTTATAATAGATTTAGCTTTCTCTTTTTTAGTGCTGGGACATTGCCAGTGACTTTTCGTTGTCTGGAGGAGAATCTTAAGATTGACAAACGTGTGACCCGCTTTGTGCTGCCCATTGGAGCCACCATAAACATGGATGGCACTGCACTCTATGAGGCCGTAGCAGCCATTTTCATCGCCCAGATGAATGACATTGCCCTAGATGGAGGACAGATTGTCACTGTTAGGTAAGGAGATGTGGAACTGAAACAAGACAAATTGTGGCTTATGCAGTGGCTGCAATAAAGAAACCCTTGCATtacaacacatgcacacaacaAAATCCCTTTATCTATGgaaggatttatttcaaatgGTCTTTTTAGTTACAAGATGAACAATCAGTTTTTAGGTTGgagcttttcatttttattattttattttattttattcaggtAAGACTTGATTCCTTATAATTCACTTTAAAATAGGTTgaatttttaaaacacaaacacaggtCTTATATATAAAATcccattattttaatttaattaattttttttttctcaggtaAGATTGGATTCCGTATagtccatttttaaaatgccatttgTTGTCTCTTTTAAACATCTGCCTGCTAGTTCTCACACACAGTCTGAATGCAAACTTGATTCGTGAGTCAAATGTTTGGTTTTATGATCCTTTGTGTTGTGCCATAACAATCTGgttattattaaagttattttaattgctttttattACTATGGCTCTATAATTGTAATACAGTTGCAAAACAAAGCTTTAACCTGCTGCTACATCACAGATGTTCCCCCTTTAACTGAGCTAGCATCTTCTTCCAATTCTTCTtgttattttcctcatttcctcCATTAAACGTTTTCTTTTTTCACCCCCTCAATAGATCAAATCCATCAGTGCTGCCCCATACTGTCTCAGTCGTGGTGGTAtaatccctctctctctttctctgcagTATGACAGCGACTTTAGCCAGTGTGGGAGCGGCCAGTATTCCCAGTGCGGGTCTGGTCACCATGTTGCTAATCCTGACCGCCGTGGGCCTTCCGACTCAAGACATCAGCCTGCTCGTCGCTGTCGACTGGCTTCTGTGAGTTCAAACAGCTCTGTTTGTGTTATGTATGGGCCCTGGCGACGGCCCTGGTTTTGTCCTGACTAATTATCAGCTGTCGTCATGAACAGAAACAGCTGTCCTGAgctgttctgtgtcagtgtttagagctgtttttgtGTGTCTTCAGCGACAGAATGCGCACCTCCATTAACGTGGTGGGCGACTCTTTCGGGGCGGGCATTGTGGACCACCTATCACGGGCAGAGCTCGCCGTGATCGACGGAGACATCCCTCTATCAGACGAGGAGTTTGTCCCCCCTCCGCCTCTCCTCACTGAAATAGACCTTATAGACCCTCTCAAGCCGCCCGAACTGCCCCCTCGCTCCCCGCGGCCCCCAAAGCTCAACCATCACGCCCCGTCTCTGACCCCTTCGCAGTCTCAGTCGCAGTCTATCCCGCACTCGCCCCGCTCCGTCCGCTCTCCGTCACCTCACTCCATCCGCTCGCCCTCCCCTCGCTCCGTGTGCTCTCACTCCCCGAGGCCTTTCCGAACACATTCCCCTCGTCTTTTACGCAGGACAGAGCCTGGATACTGCGCCCTGCCCACTCATGACAACCAGGTGAGGCTTCgttcagaaaatataaatattaaggttggattttctgtttttaagcTACAAGCTTCTCAAATAAAGGACTGCACAGATTGGTCTTACAGAAATAGATCACCTAAAATTTTAatgtctgtcatcatttactcatcttcatgtcgttccaaacctgtacggctttcttttttctgtggaacgcAAGtcactctttttcttttctatataCTACAAAAGTGATCAAACTGGTGTGCTATATTGCCAAGTCTTAATACGAGACAAATACAGCTGTTTTGTGCAAGAAACAGACAGAGATctaagtcattattcactgttAAGCTTCTTGACGCGTTTAGTAGAGTTCATGAGAGAAGTTACACTCTCCGATCTGTGAACAAATCTTTCTTTTGAGTCTGATCTTGTCAGTGATGTGTTATATCCAGTTCGCCAATCTGAATAATTTGTTCGCAAATTGGACTGATCTGTGGGGTTTGTTTTTGCATGCTTTTTGAACCCTCCTTTGAAAACCTTTGAAAATTCTGgttcattgtaattgcatgaAAAAGAGTGACCAAGTTCTGCGGAAGAACAAATACAGTACACAATACACAAAAAGTACACAAAAAATATCCTGttaaatttatgaatttatgatGAAAAAAATATGGTATCTGTGGTTTCCAGAAAAGAGTTTCAGGTATTACAAGATTTTGGCATTTTGGTGTCTGTATATTTGACTAATTATactaaccatagtaacatacagttacagttgaatagtaatacagacgaaaataaccgtcgtttttatcgttccggtcaaatattgcagcgcaaatattattaacatctttaatacgTGAATGCTGCGcatcgggtggttcttcgcttccacgtcgtgcattcaaatcgtttaatgcacagctagcctttgattatcccttacatatttaattaaatgatatattgttaatattaatattgttaaaaagacaaaataccATCAgagtaataaaaaacaaaaataagaataaacaaatgatttgtttttataatatgtGAAGTGGCTCTCAGAGACTGGGGGGGGAATTcccttttactgtaaattatccAGTAATTCGCACATTTACTTGTAACCATAAATTTGACAGTAATTTCACCACAATGGTAAaccatttacagtttttccacTGTATATGTTAACTTACAGTTAATCAATAAACAAGTTTTACTGTAACATGTTTACTGCAGCatctttttctgtaaaatgaCATTGTattgacacgagggtgagtaaactgtTCGTTTCAGTCTGATCAAGTAATTATGATGTTCTTATCCTGAGGTGTTTTTGTTGTGGGTATGCTGTTAAAAGTCGCTCATCACCTCATATCCTGCAGATTACCACTCTTCCCAGAGGTTTccgagagagaggaagagaccGGGAacgagacagagaaagagagagactgcGGGAGCGGGAGCGGGAGCGGGATAAAGGGAGCGAGACTGAGGAGGATgaggagaaagaaagaatgatggATGAGGCGAGCGATGGAGAAGAAAGCGATGACACGGCGTACGACAGGCGCCACGGCATCCCACCTTGTGACCTGCCCTGAACGAAACAGACAAAGCTGTAGCACATTTTCACAATACTTCTTCCGTATCTCAGAACCCACCTTTCTGAGTGAACGCTGGCATTTTTGTTGTTTGGTAAAGACTTTGAGTACCTaggtttgttgtgtgtttgttttgcattGAGAAACTTGATAAAAGTGAATGAAGGGTTCACTATGTTTTATGTTTCAGCTTTATAGTCTAGCAACTGCAACTGTTTGTAACTTGTAGCTTATTTGCTTTTACAGGATTTCAGTAATAAACCGGATGAGTGGCTCTGAGCGTTTATTGCACGTGCTCTGCCGatcttgattttatttattctttgaCTTCCCTATCATATAATTTATCTAGGTTACTGGGATACTGGTTGTAACACTGGATGTCactgcactgcactgtaaaacccagACTTACTCAATGGTTCAGGGAAAAGATAGCCTTGACTCATTTGAGCTGCCTTAGTTTACTTTTATAGTCTAGATGTCCTCTGTTCAGTTGCCAGTGGAACATAAACAAAATGACAACAGGCAGTTCGAACGAATCGAAGCAGTTGGCTCCTATAAACAGTCtaaagttgttccaaatctCCCATTTTATGATTTGTTGGGTTTTTCTTTTGACGGTGGCGAGGACGTCACAAGCAGCTGTGAGTAACGTGATGCAGTTTCTCCCCGTACCCCTCATGTTCTTTCCCTTTGCGCGTGTCTTATAAATGTGAATCATACACTAAAACATCATTTGCATGTACAGATTTACCAATACACTGTTTATATTAGCGGGTGTGACATCAGGCTTACACACCTCAGTGTCGCCAGGCCAAGTGCAGTTACACAAACCTGGCAACGTAATTTACTTTTATACCGATTGTCCTTGCACAAGTCGTCCACTGTCATACTGTATGAATGCCAGTGTAGTTTCCAACATTTTTCACAAAGAATtgcaatattttcttttaaataaacatttcattactaaattatttaaattataatagttAAATAGTTGGAGGTCAGTCGTTttctaaagaaattaatactttattcaTGTTACATAAGATATCTGTGACAGAAtgtgatgttcttttgaactttctattcattgaagaatcctgaaattacatttagcattttttatgTGTTACTTTTCCACAAAAagattaagcagcacaactgttttaaacataataataataataataatacatgtttcttgagcagcaaatcagcatattaaaatgatttgtgaaggctcacgtgacactgaagactggagtaatgactgctgaaaa is a window from the Onychostoma macrolepis isolate SWU-2019 chromosome 03, ASM1243209v1, whole genome shotgun sequence genome containing:
- the slc1a9 gene encoding solute carrier family 1 member 9 isoform X1 codes for the protein MDRVNEDIMVEEKKGRGPSAGDRMTNKHLGNQTSAVLQMDDGVGAQLKANTNQQCGWFLHNLLLALTVLGVIAGTVLGMMLRYVPDLDTNTLVLVSFPGDILMRMLKMLILPLIISSLITGLAGLDARSSGRMGTRAMVYYMSTTIIAAVLGVILVLGIHPGNPKLRSGQVNSAPKNQEVSSLDAFLDLIRNLFPENLVQASFQQVQTVLKKVAVPVQNQTEPILVNRKKLEMKWGMNVLGLIGFFIAFGICMGKMGERGKLMSEFFNILNEIIMKMVSMIMWYSPLGIASLICGKIAAIGDLEVVARQLGMYMVTVIVGLIIHGGLILPLIYFAMTRKNPFTFYSGIFQAWITALGTASSAGTLPVTFRCLEENLKIDKRVTRFVLPIGATINMDGTALYEAVAAIFIAQMNDIALDGGQIVTVSMTATLASVGAASIPSAGLVTMLLILTAVGLPTQDISLLVAVDWLLDRMRTSINVVGDSFGAGIVDHLSRAELAVIDGDIPLSDEEFVPPPPLLTEIDLIDPLKPPELPPRSPRPPKLNHHAPSLTPSQSQSQSIPHSPRSVRSPSPHSIRSPSPRSVCSHSPRPFRTHSPRLLRRTEPGYCALPTHDNQITTLPRGFRERGRDRERDRERERLRERERERDKGSETEEDEEKERMMDEASDGEESDDTAYDRRHGIPPCDLP
- the slc1a9 gene encoding solute carrier family 1 member 9 isoform X2, which translates into the protein MDRVNEDIMVEEKKGRGPSAGGVIAGTVLGMMLRYVPDLDTNTLVLVSFPGDILMRMLKMLILPLIISSLITGLAGLDARSSGRMGTRAMVYYMSTTIIAAVLGVILVLGIHPGNPKLRSGQVNSAPKNQEVSSLDAFLDLIRNLFPENLVQASFQQVQTVLKKVAVPVQNQTEPILVNRKKLEMKWGMNVLGLIGFFIAFGICMGKMGERGKLMSEFFNILNEIIMKMVSMIMWYSPLGIASLICGKIAAIGDLEVVARQLGMYMVTVIVGLIIHGGLILPLIYFAMTRKNPFTFYSGIFQAWITALGTASSAGTLPVTFRCLEENLKIDKRVTRFVLPIGATINMDGTALYEAVAAIFIAQMNDIALDGGQIVTVSMTATLASVGAASIPSAGLVTMLLILTAVGLPTQDISLLVAVDWLLDRMRTSINVVGDSFGAGIVDHLSRAELAVIDGDIPLSDEEFVPPPPLLTEIDLIDPLKPPELPPRSPRPPKLNHHAPSLTPSQSQSQSIPHSPRSVRSPSPHSIRSPSPRSVCSHSPRPFRTHSPRLLRRTEPGYCALPTHDNQITTLPRGFRERGRDRERDRERERLRERERERDKGSETEEDEEKERMMDEASDGEESDDTAYDRRHGIPPCDLP